Proteins from one Halovivax limisalsi genomic window:
- a CDS encoding DUF3598 family protein: MAAADIDLKSEMPTLALLEGAWEGKYVMVDPDEEEIKRADSRVTTEFPEDGEYPYRQVNEYEWDDGTSERYEFPGSYEDGRLDFDTERMTGHAWEAEHAERTTLVRWTRSDLPNSDFFEMTQVNERATERARIWHWFKDDELEARMIIQEYPVEE, from the coding sequence ATGGCAGCAGCAGACATCGATCTCAAGAGCGAGATGCCCACTCTCGCGCTGCTCGAAGGGGCGTGGGAGGGAAAGTACGTCATGGTCGATCCCGACGAGGAGGAGATCAAGCGAGCGGATTCGCGGGTCACCACCGAGTTTCCCGAGGACGGCGAGTACCCCTACCGGCAGGTCAACGAGTACGAGTGGGACGACGGGACGAGCGAGCGATACGAGTTCCCGGGGTCCTACGAGGACGGACGGCTCGACTTCGATACCGAACGGATGACCGGGCACGCGTGGGAAGCCGAACACGCCGAGCGGACGACCCTGGTCCGGTGGACGCGATCGGACCTTCCCAACAGCGACTTCTTCGAGATGACGCAGGTCAACGAGCGCGCGACGGAACGCGCGCGAATCTGGCACTGGTTCAAAGACGACGAGCTCGAGGCTCGCATGATCATCCAGGAGTATCCCGTCGAAGAGTGA
- a CDS encoding aldehyde dehydrogenase — MASDFSGDYDHHVGGSYRRSNADDRLAVANPYSGEEWATVPNGTDEDVDDAITTAREAFESDDWRGITPSERATLLHEIADTIAEYAAELAELETRQTGKPIRDMEGLMALLPRWFRYYAGLCEVSSGAVLPVDGAPDQQFNYTTTEPYGVVGAITPWNSPLNLTVSKLAPALAAGNTFVHKPSEKTPVSALRFAELLSAHTDLPPGAYNVVTGDGERTGSALTTHGGIDKFAFTGSTTVGREIGRNAGDQLVPVSLELGGKSPNIVFPSATVDNAVNGIMKGIFSSSGQACFAGSRAFVHDAVYDDVVEALLERVDWITAGDPLDPETEFGPIAFEAQREKIRRYIERGQEEGATLLYGGGEPDGVPEGRFVEPTIFADVSNDMAIAQDEIFGPVLCLIRFDDEAEVIEAANDTRYGLTAGVWSNDPAQIHRVSNRIRAGVIWVNEYRLGSPRAPFGGYDDSGLGRENGMEGLDEYRQTKTVWIDHSDTVANPFD, encoded by the coding sequence ATGGCAAGCGATTTCAGCGGCGACTACGACCACCACGTCGGTGGGTCGTACCGGCGATCGAACGCGGACGACCGGCTCGCGGTCGCTAACCCGTACTCCGGCGAGGAGTGGGCGACGGTCCCCAACGGGACTGACGAGGACGTTGACGACGCCATTACCACTGCTCGCGAGGCGTTCGAGAGCGACGACTGGCGGGGTATCACGCCGAGCGAGCGGGCGACGCTCCTCCACGAGATCGCCGACACGATCGCAGAGTACGCCGCGGAACTCGCCGAACTGGAGACGCGACAGACGGGCAAGCCGATCCGGGACATGGAGGGCCTGATGGCCTTACTGCCGCGCTGGTTCCGCTACTACGCGGGGCTGTGCGAGGTATCAAGCGGCGCAGTCCTCCCGGTCGACGGCGCCCCCGACCAGCAGTTCAACTACACCACGACGGAACCGTACGGGGTCGTGGGCGCGATCACCCCGTGGAACTCGCCGTTGAACCTCACGGTCTCGAAACTCGCGCCGGCGCTGGCCGCGGGCAACACGTTCGTCCACAAACCCAGCGAGAAGACACCCGTAAGCGCCCTCCGGTTCGCGGAGCTACTCTCCGCACACACCGACCTGCCGCCGGGCGCGTACAACGTCGTCACCGGCGACGGCGAGCGGACCGGGAGCGCGCTCACGACCCACGGCGGGATCGACAAGTTCGCCTTCACGGGGAGCACGACCGTCGGGCGCGAGATCGGCCGGAACGCGGGCGATCAGCTCGTCCCCGTCTCGCTCGAACTCGGCGGCAAGAGCCCGAACATCGTCTTCCCGTCTGCGACCGTCGACAACGCCGTCAACGGGATCATGAAGGGCATCTTCTCCTCGTCGGGACAGGCCTGTTTCGCCGGATCCCGCGCGTTCGTCCACGACGCGGTGTACGACGACGTCGTCGAGGCGCTGCTCGAACGCGTCGACTGGATCACCGCGGGCGATCCCCTCGACCCCGAGACCGAGTTCGGCCCCATCGCCTTTGAGGCCCAGCGCGAGAAGATCCGGCGCTACATCGAACGCGGGCAGGAGGAGGGCGCGACGCTGCTGTACGGCGGCGGGGAACCCGACGGCGTCCCCGAGGGCCGGTTCGTCGAACCGACGATCTTCGCGGACGTCTCGAACGACATGGCGATCGCCCAGGACGAAATCTTCGGCCCGGTGCTCTGTCTCATCCGGTTCGACGACGAGGCCGAGGTGATCGAGGCGGCGAACGACACCCGGTACGGGCTGACGGCGGGCGTCTGGTCGAACGACCCCGCGCAGATCCACCGCGTCTCGAACCGCATCCGCGCCGGCGTGATCTGGGTGAACGAGTACCGCCTGGGCTCGCCGCGCGCGCCGTTCGGCGGCTACGACGACAGCGGACTGGGCCGGGAAAACGGGATGGAGGGACTCGACGAGTACCGCCAGACAAAAACCGTCTGGATCGACCACTCCGACACCGTGGCGAACCCCTTCGACTAG
- a CDS encoding SDR family NAD(P)-dependent oxidoreductase → MLSDSVFVVTGAGRGIGRAVAFELADNGASVVVNDLGVDLDGTGADADPAETVAREIREAGGDAMAHFGDVTDLEYVQTLLEDALSEYGRVDGVANFAGNLRSAPIHEMTGEMWDAVVHVHLRGHFALLRTFSEHWVERDGTGDRSFVAVSSPSALGHPTQSNYAASKAGILGLVRSTREELAPYNVRVNALVPKAYTRMTESVPDEPFGEDVSPDKVAPMVGYLFSEAAADVTGCTVYAGDDEIGFVSEPQITRVGVKDDGWSIEDIAERFSGNVTQGIDLNRESRP, encoded by the coding sequence ATGCTGTCCGATAGCGTATTCGTCGTCACGGGTGCCGGGCGGGGAATCGGCCGAGCGGTCGCGTTCGAACTGGCGGACAACGGCGCGAGCGTCGTCGTCAACGATCTCGGCGTCGACCTCGACGGCACCGGCGCGGACGCCGACCCCGCCGAAACCGTCGCCCGGGAGATTCGCGAGGCCGGCGGGGATGCGATGGCACATTTCGGCGACGTGACCGACCTGGAGTACGTCCAGACCCTGCTCGAGGACGCGCTGTCGGAGTACGGCCGGGTCGACGGCGTGGCGAACTTCGCCGGGAATCTGCGCAGCGCGCCGATCCATGAGATGACCGGTGAGATGTGGGACGCCGTCGTCCACGTCCACCTGCGCGGGCACTTCGCGCTACTGCGGACGTTCAGCGAGCACTGGGTCGAGCGCGACGGAACCGGCGATCGGTCGTTCGTGGCCGTCTCGAGTCCGTCCGCGCTGGGCCACCCCACCCAGTCGAACTACGCCGCCTCGAAGGCCGGCATCCTCGGCCTCGTTCGGTCCACGCGGGAGGAACTCGCACCCTACAACGTCCGCGTCAACGCGCTGGTTCCGAAAGCGTACACGCGGATGACCGAGTCGGTGCCGGACGAACCGTTCGGGGAGGACGTCTCGCCGGACAAGGTCGCGCCGATGGTCGGCTACCTGTTCTCCGAGGCCGCCGCCGACGTCACCGGCTGTACCGTCTACGCCGGCGACGACGAGATCGGGTTCGTCTCGGAACCCCAGATCACCAGGGTCGGCGTCAAGGACGACGGCTGGTCGATCGAAGACATCGCCGAACGGTTCTCGGGGAACGTCACGCAGGGCATCGACCTGAATCGAGAGAGCCGGCCGTAG
- a CDS encoding thiamine pyrophosphate-dependent enzyme, with protein MDADDSSAPVEGAAEAYLRLFDRFGVDVFFNSPGSDDAPYWEFLTKHSADDDTDAPVPAYVNCRHESVAVNMARGYTMVTGRAQVVKLHINTGTLHAAMDLHASYHSGTPMIVLSSYAATHENEQFGGSPGPHYLRSQEPGGHENNVKRYTKWVCPLDTNDNAEQLLSRAYNVASASPQGPVFVNISRELAHDRSKETVEFVEPTVPSPPFPDPETFEALVDRLEGATNPLLLTGSYGTDPDAVPDLVRLAETLEMPIYETEKRVNNFPMDHPLYLGAGLLQSDTLEAYLAKDVDLVFVLDSPFPWYPPRGGAPTDAEIVMVDEDPLQERSHYWNYPADLLVEADSAALVPALADRVSPTSVDRPVDWRDEHEKWRRRWDRAAEDGRDEQPIDPFWLCRVLDETLPDDALIHDETVVHTSIVANLVRTTAPDRIGTLQANRGGLGVGLGVALGAKLARPERTGVLLVGDGAFNYNAVAAAFGTAQEHDLPILVVVFNNESYESMRTSHRLNYPDGWAEDADTYVGASIEPTPEYADIVSSWGGYGEKVADPDEIGPALERGLDAVSTGRIAVVDVVLEDGFPSDPTPE; from the coding sequence ATGGACGCAGACGACTCGTCAGCGCCAGTCGAGGGTGCCGCCGAGGCCTACCTCCGGTTGTTCGATCGATTCGGCGTCGACGTCTTCTTCAACTCGCCCGGCTCCGACGACGCGCCGTACTGGGAGTTCCTGACGAAGCATTCGGCGGACGACGATACCGACGCGCCGGTCCCGGCGTACGTGAACTGTCGGCACGAATCGGTCGCCGTCAACATGGCCCGGGGCTACACCATGGTGACGGGCCGAGCGCAGGTGGTGAAACTCCACATCAACACCGGGACGCTCCACGCGGCGATGGACCTCCACGCCAGTTACCACTCGGGGACCCCGATGATCGTGCTGTCTTCCTACGCCGCGACACACGAGAACGAACAGTTCGGCGGGTCGCCGGGACCGCACTACCTCCGGTCGCAGGAACCCGGCGGGCACGAGAACAACGTGAAACGGTACACGAAGTGGGTGTGTCCGCTCGACACGAACGACAACGCCGAACAACTGCTCTCGCGAGCGTACAACGTCGCGAGCGCCTCCCCGCAGGGCCCGGTCTTCGTGAACATCTCACGGGAACTCGCCCACGACCGCTCGAAGGAGACGGTAGAGTTCGTCGAGCCGACGGTTCCCTCGCCACCGTTTCCCGACCCGGAGACGTTCGAAGCGCTCGTCGACCGGCTGGAGGGGGCGACGAACCCGCTCCTGTTGACCGGGTCGTACGGGACCGACCCGGACGCCGTGCCGGACCTGGTTCGACTCGCCGAAACGCTCGAGATGCCGATCTACGAGACCGAAAAGCGGGTGAACAACTTCCCAATGGACCACCCGCTGTACCTCGGTGCCGGCCTCCTCCAATCGGATACGCTCGAGGCGTACCTCGCGAAGGACGTCGACCTCGTTTTCGTCCTCGACTCGCCGTTTCCCTGGTACCCGCCCCGCGGCGGCGCCCCGACCGACGCGGAGATCGTCATGGTCGACGAGGACCCGCTGCAGGAGCGGAGCCACTACTGGAACTATCCGGCCGATCTGCTCGTCGAGGCCGACTCGGCCGCCCTGGTGCCTGCGCTGGCCGATCGCGTCTCCCCTACCTCGGTCGATCGGCCGGTCGACTGGCGCGACGAGCACGAAAAATGGCGGCGCCGGTGGGACCGGGCCGCCGAGGACGGCCGGGACGAACAGCCGATCGACCCGTTCTGGCTGTGTCGCGTCCTCGACGAGACGCTCCCCGACGACGCGCTGATCCACGACGAGACCGTCGTCCACACCTCGATCGTGGCGAACCTCGTCCGGACGACGGCGCCCGACCGGATCGGGACGCTACAGGCCAACCGGGGCGGGCTCGGCGTCGGGCTGGGCGTCGCCCTCGGCGCGAAGCTGGCTCGCCCCGAGCGGACTGGCGTGTTGCTCGTCGGCGACGGGGCGTTCAACTACAACGCCGTCGCCGCGGCCTTCGGGACGGCCCAGGAGCACGACCTGCCGATCCTCGTCGTCGTCTTCAACAACGAATCCTACGAGTCCATGCGGACGAGTCATCGACTGAATTACCCGGACGGGTGGGCCGAGGACGCGGACACCTACGTGGGCGCGTCGATCGAGCCGACGCCCGAGTACGCCGACATAGTGTCGAGCTGGGGCGGGTACGGGGAGAAGGTGGCCGATCCGGACGAGATCGGACCGGCGCTCGAACGCGGGCTCGACGCCGTCTCGACGGGCCGGATCGCCGTCGTCGACGTCGTTCTCGAGGACGGATTCCCGTCGGATCCGACGCCGGAATGA
- a CDS encoding ABC transporter permease: MSSSGRHYLHTLKAVASEHVGRNRATLVGAVVLLSLIYFNILPILVLLGGSFFGSNVTVFEAFTLENWTTLFVTLRPVIFNTVVYAVGATVLTTILSTIIALVLTRTDLPLSGPYYYLLLALLFAPPITWEQVWVFLLGNNGIYTQLLGFDFSIYSLPGMIVVSGVSFVPFGLILLSPIFSNMDNSMEQAAKTSGASLRSILTDITLPIAKPGILMVFVLTLIINLGAFRVPLVIGEPNNINVLATYIYDATNTQPIQYGVAMAAGILLVLMSIPLLYSYYKTLGATEKYMTVSGEGYSRNAIDIGRWRYVVSAVVGVYVLITVVIPVIVMVYASLLPYYVSPLTENVPDFTIEGYAGLFDNPAIVDGVLNSVMVAGLATVFLMAIGLFVVWLIEKTDVPFRRYIDYLSFLPMGIPSAALGVGIMFIYLFLFPIGIYGTIFILVLAYCIRYLPSTIRIVYPSVVQVHDDLIDASKVSGASSIGTIYSIILPLIVPVARALFSVRFAIIFLELPIAMLLGSADTKMVAAVLNDLNSQGQYQVVSALGVVLMGSLLLVAILVHQVGGEHLDDDIQL; encoded by the coding sequence ATGTCATCTTCTGGCCGTCACTATCTGCACACGCTGAAAGCCGTCGCTTCGGAACACGTCGGTCGGAACAGGGCGACGCTCGTCGGCGCCGTCGTCCTGCTTAGCCTGATCTACTTCAATATCCTCCCGATTCTGGTCCTCCTGGGCGGGTCGTTCTTCGGCTCCAACGTGACGGTCTTCGAGGCCTTCACGCTCGAGAACTGGACGACGTTGTTCGTGACGCTCAGGCCCGTCATCTTCAACACCGTCGTCTACGCGGTTGGGGCGACTGTTCTCACTACAATCCTGTCGACGATCATCGCTCTCGTCCTCACGCGGACGGATCTGCCGCTGTCGGGTCCCTATTACTACCTCCTCCTGGCGCTGCTCTTTGCGCCGCCGATCACGTGGGAGCAGGTCTGGGTCTTCCTGCTCGGGAACAACGGGATCTATACCCAGTTGCTCGGCTTCGACTTCTCGATCTACTCGCTTCCGGGCATGATCGTCGTGTCGGGCGTGAGCTTCGTCCCGTTCGGGCTGATCTTGCTCTCGCCGATCTTCTCGAACATGGACAACTCGATGGAACAGGCGGCCAAAACGTCCGGCGCCTCGCTGCGCAGCATCCTCACGGATATCACGCTCCCGATCGCGAAACCGGGGATCCTGATGGTGTTCGTCCTCACGCTGATCATCAACCTGGGCGCGTTCCGGGTCCCGCTCGTCATCGGAGAGCCCAACAACATCAACGTGCTCGCGACCTACATCTACGACGCCACCAACACGCAACCGATCCAGTACGGCGTGGCCATGGCGGCGGGGATCCTCCTCGTCCTGATGTCGATCCCATTGCTCTACTCGTATTACAAGACGCTCGGCGCGACCGAGAAGTACATGACCGTCTCGGGGGAGGGTTACTCGCGGAACGCGATCGACATCGGGCGGTGGCGCTACGTCGTCTCGGCCGTCGTCGGCGTCTACGTCCTGATCACCGTCGTGATCCCGGTGATCGTGATGGTCTACGCCTCGCTGCTTCCCTACTACGTCTCTCCGCTCACCGAGAACGTCCCCGACTTCACGATCGAGGGCTACGCCGGGCTGTTCGACAATCCCGCGATCGTCGACGGCGTTCTCAACAGCGTGATGGTCGCCGGGCTGGCCACCGTCTTCCTGATGGCGATCGGCCTCTTCGTCGTGTGGCTCATCGAGAAGACGGACGTGCCCTTCCGGCGGTACATCGATTACCTCTCCTTCCTCCCGATGGGGATCCCGTCGGCGGCGCTCGGCGTCGGGATCATGTTCATCTACCTCTTCCTGTTCCCCATCGGGATTTACGGAACGATCTTCATCCTCGTCCTGGCCTACTGCATCCGCTATCTCCCGTCGACGATCCGCATCGTCTATCCGTCGGTCGTGCAGGTCCACGACGACCTGATCGACGCGAGCAAGGTCAGCGGCGCGAGTTCGATCGGGACGATCTACTCGATCATCCTCCCGCTCATCGTGCCGGTCGCGCGGGCGCTCTTCTCGGTCCGCTTCGCGATTATCTTCCTCGAACTGCCCATCGCGATGCTGCTCGGCAGCGCCGACACGAAGATGGTCGCCGCCGTGTTGAACGACCTGAACAGCCAGGGACAGTACCAGGTCGTCTCGGCGCTCGGCGTCGTGCTGATGGGCTCGCTCCTGCTCGTCGCCATCCTCGTCCACCAGGTGGGCGGCGAGCACCTGGACGACGACATCCAGCTCTGA
- a CDS encoding SDR family oxidoreductase produces MDGVADSVGLVTGAGSGIGRATATRFAEAGANVAVVDIDEDGGRETVAAISDAGGEATFVQADVTREADVEEMVETVVSTYGGLDFAHNNAGTSSAEAPLTEQTEEAWDTLYDLNLKAVWRCLKAEIPAMLEDGGGAIVNTASVAGLGGHWNLTPYAATKHGVVGLTRTAALEFSGDGVRVNAVCPGVVKTEAVDRLQESDPERLERMSMGRPMDRLGKPEEVASAVVWLCSDESSFVTGHPLAVDGGITALH; encoded by the coding sequence ATGGACGGAGTAGCAGACAGCGTCGGACTGGTAACGGGCGCAGGATCGGGTATCGGCCGAGCGACGGCGACGCGCTTCGCCGAAGCAGGCGCGAACGTGGCCGTCGTGGACATCGACGAGGACGGCGGCCGGGAGACGGTCGCCGCCATCAGCGACGCGGGCGGCGAGGCCACGTTCGTGCAGGCAGACGTCACTCGCGAAGCGGACGTCGAGGAGATGGTCGAGACGGTCGTCTCGACGTACGGCGGCCTCGACTTCGCGCACAACAACGCCGGGACGAGCAGCGCCGAGGCGCCGCTCACCGAACAGACGGAGGAAGCGTGGGACACACTCTACGACCTCAACCTGAAAGCCGTCTGGCGCTGCCTCAAGGCGGAGATCCCGGCCATGCTGGAGGACGGCGGCGGCGCGATCGTCAACACCGCCTCCGTCGCCGGACTCGGCGGCCACTGGAATCTGACGCCGTACGCGGCGACGAAACACGGCGTCGTCGGTCTGACGCGGACGGCGGCGTTGGAGTTCAGCGGCGACGGGGTGCGGGTCAACGCCGTCTGTCCCGGCGTCGTGAAGACCGAGGCCGTCGACCGACTCCAGGAATCGGACCCGGAGCGACTCGAACGGATGTCGATGGGCCGGCCGATGGACCGCCTGGGCAAGCCGGAGGAGGTCGCCAGCGCCGTCGTCTGGCTCTGCTCGGACGAGTCGTCGTTCGTCACGGGCCACCCGCTGGCCGTCGACGGCGGTATCACGGCCTTGCACTGA
- a CDS encoding ABC transporter substrate-binding protein, translating into MLIYHQGSDVALIEAFEEEHDVTVNREALNGSEWATRYISETDAGETSADVLNFNGGLANLLTPAIDTIQSVDTPNQDKVYTGALGSSIEESITNIFGDDAKQLIHTAYHNPFCFLYHEEAVSEPPATFEDILDSRFEGRIGAAQYAMYNVLGTMDKFLGYSTEEAENYLADFGEQDIQWGGIVDMPQTILSGEVDVGFWMLLNRVPGFREDGAPLGVTLPPKTGTSTGHYAATDAGDNPELAREFVKFAMTEEGQELVTEGEGGSEPINPDMSGRSEYIQNQIDEYVDEMYAVIFTEEESATYNQRASEILGF; encoded by the coding sequence ATGCTTATCTACCATCAGGGGTCGGACGTGGCCCTCATCGAAGCCTTCGAAGAGGAACACGACGTCACCGTCAACCGGGAGGCGTTGAACGGCTCGGAGTGGGCGACTCGGTATATCTCCGAGACCGACGCGGGCGAGACGTCGGCCGACGTCCTCAACTTCAACGGGGGGCTGGCGAATCTCTTGACGCCCGCGATTGACACGATCCAGTCCGTCGACACGCCCAACCAAGACAAAGTCTACACGGGAGCGCTCGGCTCCTCCATCGAAGAGTCGATCACGAATATCTTCGGGGACGACGCCAAACAACTCATTCACACGGCGTATCATAACCCCTTCTGCTTCCTGTACCACGAAGAAGCGGTGTCGGAGCCGCCGGCGACGTTCGAGGATATCCTCGACTCGCGCTTCGAGGGGCGAATCGGGGCCGCCCAGTACGCGATGTACAACGTCCTCGGGACGATGGACAAGTTCCTGGGCTACTCGACGGAGGAAGCCGAGAATTACCTCGCCGACTTCGGCGAGCAGGATATCCAATGGGGCGGGATCGTCGACATGCCCCAGACGATCCTCTCCGGCGAAGTCGACGTCGGCTTCTGGATGCTGTTGAACCGGGTCCCCGGTTTCCGGGAGGACGGCGCCCCGCTTGGCGTGACGCTTCCGCCGAAGACCGGAACGTCGACCGGCCACTACGCGGCGACGGACGCCGGCGACAATCCCGAACTCGCCAGGGAGTTCGTCAAATTTGCGATGACCGAGGAGGGACAGGAACTGGTCACGGAAGGCGAAGGCGGATCGGAACCGATTAATCCCGACATGAGCGGCCGGAGCGAGTACATCCAGAACCAGATCGACGAGTACGTCGACGAGATGTACGCCGTCATCTTCACCGAGGAAGAAAGTGCGACCTACAACCAACGCGCGTCCGAGATCCTGGGTTTCTAA
- a CDS encoding aldehyde dehydrogenase family protein, whose translation MTEPIEARDPRTGDVDYRVTPPTDDELDRVEQSIRTSQEGWREEGLEHRLDVLQRWKDEIEANRERLTDRVAADTGRRGISATEVDALVSMIDRVCEQAPAVLTPDPLGEASISSIRLDPELVPYPLVGVVSPWNFPLLLSAIDTVPALAAGCGVIVKPSEVTPRFVEPLRETIAAVPELDAVLEYVPGAGQTGAAVVDRADAVAFTGSVETGKKIARQAAGSVKPTFLELGGNDPAIVLAGADVDAATSAILWASTVNTGQGCQSIERVYVHEGEYDRFVDQLLEKAADVGLAYPDEDSGRLGPFISREQADIVQRQLDDAAEKGATIRHGGKIETHGGGRWLRPTVLTDVDHSMAVATEETFGPVIPVASFETADDAVELANDTVYGLSGAVFGETEAAAIDVGRRIEAGAISINDASLTAVLQEGEKQAFKQSGLGQSRFGPKGIDRFLRRKMQMVKTDAVPDPWWYDVDESWLTE comes from the coding sequence GTGACCGAACCGATCGAGGCGCGCGATCCGCGCACCGGCGACGTCGATTATCGAGTTACGCCACCCACCGACGACGAGCTGGACCGGGTCGAGCAATCCATTCGAACGTCCCAGGAAGGCTGGCGCGAGGAGGGCCTCGAGCACCGGCTCGACGTCCTCCAGCGGTGGAAAGACGAGATCGAGGCGAATCGAGAGCGACTGACGGACCGCGTCGCGGCCGACACCGGGAGGCGGGGCATCTCCGCGACCGAGGTCGACGCGCTCGTGAGCATGATCGATCGCGTCTGCGAGCAGGCGCCGGCCGTCCTGACACCCGATCCGCTGGGCGAAGCGTCGATATCCTCGATTCGGCTCGACCCAGAGCTGGTGCCGTACCCGCTCGTCGGCGTCGTCAGCCCCTGGAACTTTCCCCTCTTACTGTCCGCCATCGATACGGTCCCGGCGCTGGCGGCCGGCTGCGGCGTCATCGTCAAGCCGAGCGAAGTGACGCCGCGGTTCGTCGAGCCGCTTCGCGAGACCATTGCGGCCGTCCCGGAACTCGACGCGGTGCTCGAGTACGTCCCGGGCGCCGGTCAGACCGGGGCCGCCGTGGTCGACCGGGCCGACGCCGTCGCGTTCACCGGCAGCGTCGAAACCGGCAAGAAAATTGCCCGCCAGGCCGCCGGCTCGGTCAAACCCACGTTTCTCGAACTCGGCGGGAACGACCCGGCGATCGTCCTGGCGGGCGCCGACGTCGACGCGGCGACCTCGGCGATCCTGTGGGCGTCGACGGTGAACACCGGACAGGGCTGTCAATCCATCGAGCGCGTCTACGTCCACGAGGGGGAGTACGACCGGTTCGTGGACCAACTGCTGGAGAAAGCCGCCGACGTCGGACTGGCGTATCCGGACGAGGATAGCGGCCGACTCGGTCCGTTCATCTCGCGCGAGCAGGCCGACATCGTCCAGCGCCAGCTCGACGACGCCGCGGAGAAGGGGGCGACGATTCGCCACGGCGGCAAGATCGAGACCCACGGCGGCGGTCGGTGGCTTCGTCCGACCGTCCTGACGGACGTCGACCACTCGATGGCCGTGGCAACCGAGGAGACGTTCGGCCCCGTCATCCCCGTCGCGTCGTTCGAAACCGCCGACGACGCCGTCGAGCTCGCGAACGATACCGTCTACGGTCTCAGCGGGGCCGTCTTCGGCGAAACGGAAGCGGCCGCCATCGACGTCGGCCGACGGATCGAGGCCGGCGCGATCAGCATCAACGACGCATCGCTCACGGCCGTCCTGCAGGAAGGCGAGAAACAGGCGTTCAAGCAGTCCGGGCTGGGCCAGAGTCGGTTCGGCCCCAAGGGTATCGATCGCTTCCTCCGCCGGAAGATGCAGATGGTCAAGACAGACGCGGTGCCGGATCCCTGGTGGTACGACGTCGACGAATCGTGGCTGACCGAGTGA
- a CDS encoding nitrilase-related carbon-nitrogen hydrolase, protein MSKSAPPAYRALALQTNCRSIHDVGDCDAASDHMAASIERLDRQIRSSTAFIGSDCRLVVLPEYVLTGFPMGTSLEEWGETVAVSPDGPEYELLGEIAADNDIFLAGNVYERPPNFPDLFFQTDFVIDPDGDVILRYHRLHSMHTPTPFDVWDEYLEHHDREDVFPVVDTEIGRLATVASAEILYPELVRCLAMRGAEVLVHPTSEPYATRPTARDVARRARAIENGMYVVSANTAEIVGSPFPSASGDGGSTIVDYRGSVLTEAGQGETMSTFTELDLSALRRHRRRPRLENTLPDQRFDLYAESYRDREFYRPNALADGPVTRERLAAARADTVDRLVETGVFR, encoded by the coding sequence ATGAGTAAGTCCGCACCACCGGCCTACAGGGCGCTCGCGCTCCAGACGAACTGCCGATCGATTCACGACGTCGGAGATTGCGACGCTGCGTCCGACCATATGGCGGCGTCGATCGAGCGACTGGACCGCCAGATCCGTTCCAGTACGGCCTTTATCGGGTCGGACTGTCGGCTCGTCGTACTCCCCGAGTACGTACTGACCGGGTTTCCGATGGGGACCTCGCTCGAGGAATGGGGCGAGACGGTCGCCGTCTCCCCCGACGGCCCGGAGTACGAACTGCTCGGCGAGATCGCGGCGGATAACGACATCTTCCTCGCCGGCAACGTCTACGAGCGACCGCCGAACTTTCCGGACCTGTTCTTCCAGACCGACTTCGTGATCGATCCTGACGGGGACGTGATCCTCCGGTATCACCGGCTCCACTCGATGCACACGCCGACGCCGTTCGACGTCTGGGACGAGTACCTGGAGCATCACGACCGCGAGGACGTGTTCCCCGTCGTCGACACCGAAATCGGGCGGCTGGCCACGGTCGCGTCCGCCGAGATCCTGTATCCGGAACTCGTCCGCTGTCTGGCGATGCGGGGGGCCGAGGTGCTGGTACACCCGACGTCCGAACCCTACGCAACCAGGCCGACGGCCCGCGATGTAGCCAGGCGCGCCCGAGCGATCGAAAACGGGATGTACGTGGTCTCGGCGAACACGGCCGAGATCGTGGGATCGCCGTTCCCGTCCGCGTCGGGCGACGGCGGGTCGACGATCGTCGACTATCGAGGGTCGGTCCTGACCGAGGCCGGCCAAGGAGAGACTATGTCAACATTTACCGAACTAGACCTATCGGCGCTTCGGCGCCACCGACGACGTCCAAGACTCGAGAACACGTTACCGGACCAGCGGTTCGACCTCTACGCCGAGAGTTACCGCGACCGCGAGTTCTATCGACCGAACGCCCTCGCCGACGGGCCGGTCACGAGAGAACGACTCGCGGCGGCGCGGGCGGACACCGTCGATCGACTCGTCGAAACGGGGGTGTTCCGGTGA